The following proteins come from a genomic window of Candidatus Binataceae bacterium:
- a CDS encoding zinc ribbon domain-containing protein — MPIYEYECEKCRKRTSVLTMRVSERADAVCKHCGSTRMRRLMSRFATLRSEEARMDALADPAAFSDVDENDPKSVARALRRMGKEMGDEIGGPEFEQAVDELERGGDLGDDESGGSGSDGGEDL; from the coding sequence ATGCCGATCTACGAATACGAGTGCGAAAAGTGCCGCAAACGCACCAGCGTGCTGACGATGCGCGTGAGTGAGCGCGCCGACGCCGTATGCAAGCACTGCGGCAGCACGCGGATGCGCCGGCTGATGTCGCGCTTCGCCACTTTGCGCAGCGAAGAGGCGCGGATGGACGCGCTCGCCGACCCCGCGGCCTTCTCCGACGTTGACGAGAACGACCCCAAAAGCGTGGCGCGCGCGCTGCGTCGGATGGGCAAGGAGATGGGCGACGAGATCGGCGGCCCCGAGTTCGAGCAGGCGGTGGACGAACTCGAGCGCGGCGGCGACTTGGGCGACGACGAAAGCGGCGGCTCGGGCAGCGACGGCGGCGAGGATTTGTAG